The genomic DNA CCGTGTTGGGCGGCACGTGACGGCTCCGGATTCGCAGCGGCCCCGGTTGACGGAGGACGTGCCGGGGTGTGGGGGCGCCTTCAAGCTCGTCCCCGAGGACTTCGAGGTGGAGGAACTCCCCGCCTACCTGCCCTCGGGCGAGGGCGAGCACCTGTACCTGTGGGTGGAGAAGCGCGGCCGGGACACCCGCGAGGTGGTCAAGGCCCTGGCCGGCGCGCTCGAGGTGGACGAGGGCGACGTGGGCGTGGCGGGGATGAAGGACCGGCAGGCCGTCACCCGGCAACTGCTGTCCGTGCCCGCCCGGGCCGAGGCGCGCCTGTCCGGCTTCGCGCTCGAGGGCGTGAGCGTGCTGTGGACGAAGCGCCATGGCAACAAGCTGCGCACCGGCCACCTCAAGGGAAACCGCTTCCGCTTGCGCCTGCGCGGCGTGAAGGACGTGGGCGCGGCCCGGGAGACCTTCGCCCGGTTGGAAGCGCGAGGCGTGCCCAACTACTTCGGGGACCAGCGCTTCGGACGCGAGGGCGACAACGCGAACTTCGGCCGCCTGCTGGTGCTGGGGCAGCGGCTGCCGCGCCGTCCCGACAAGTTCCAGCGCAAGCTGTACCTGTCCGCGTTCCAGTCGCGCCTGTTCAACCGCGCCTTGGTGGAGCGGTTGCGCG from Melittangium boletus DSM 14713 includes the following:
- the truD gene encoding tRNA pseudouridine(13) synthase TruD yields the protein MTAPDSQRPRLTEDVPGCGGAFKLVPEDFEVEELPAYLPSGEGEHLYLWVEKRGRDTREVVKALAGALEVDEGDVGVAGMKDRQAVTRQLLSVPARAEARLSGFALEGVSVLWTKRHGNKLRTGHLKGNRFRLRLRGVKDVGAARETFARLEARGVPNYFGDQRFGREGDNANFGRLLVLGQRLPRRPDKFQRKLYLSAFQSRLFNRALVERLRAGTFDQALAGDVLRREDSGGLFVCESPEVDGPRVAAFEVSPAGPLFGPKMTASAQAVAETEARLLADEGVTLDDFRRGGDETQGGRRPYRVRLGGFSLEVEGEDLLLSFELPKGSYATEVLHELLKDG